One Coccinella septempunctata chromosome 1, icCocSept1.1, whole genome shotgun sequence DNA window includes the following coding sequences:
- the LOC123322640 gene encoding puromycin-sensitive aminopeptidase-like: protein MMYLCAEEHYARLPTIIKPNHYDLSLTFPNISKLEFEGVMTIWIEVFERTKQIQLHQLDLEVDSVKLVNAYNGISVEPESTDISKKDGILKLSFKNPVTVGAYRLKIKYEGLLSEEPSGIFYTKYYKPEEQTEKIAVFTHFEPTSARRCFPCWDEPSFKATFKINITLTKEYTALSNMPTERVEKLGKLRKYHFEKTPPMSTYLVALAIGEFSYIESRTNDGIPVRIITVLNKEEQGKFALDMSIKALKFFTEYFKTPYPLPKLDLIAVPDYKTDAMENWGLITFRDINLLIDPLSSTNLTMRWISLIVSHEVAHQWLGNLVSMEWWSQVWLQEACAQFAENMCVDYYFPNFQIWQHFALEFLYTALELEEAGNAHPVETVIKNPEELEDLYDGISYNKGSALIRMLHYYVGDDSFRKGLWSYLTNHMHKIASPDDFYRALEDASNKPVGSVMSTWSKQSGFPVVRVFITPGCDCKLNKSGITVKLVQNKFVNTQGKGKPENETVLWKIPISLITSSNPKDEIHLLMESREMKVFIPDVEANGWIKLNPGSVGYYRVQYSPELLKKLVPAIRDQKLNMIDRIGILNDLFHMVKYGYTNTGDLLKVLQAFDNEREFLVWSNICRILNKLTILIGHTSFEDEFKRFQSKLLEKASNSLGWTKKPEDNKFDHLVRKMVLGQMSWLDDEKMINEARLKVEEKLPDDLKVFCYRSMVRSGGEKEFETLMKLYKTVDTYEERKSILYALCGAKDEKLLRKVLTFSMSSETTAEETVLIVMTITSTKTGRDLLWDFYRTHWRDILNKVKNKEHLTKMIQDITEKYATESMAMEIETFFNKQLPCNEVTFRTALETLRNNAVWLDRDSEAIKQFLSPYQN, encoded by the exons ATGATGTACCTTTGTGCAGAAGAACATTATGCAAGGCTTCCCACGATTATAAAACCTAACCATTATGACCTGTCTCTCacttttcccaatatttcaaaattggaaTTTGAGGGTGTGATGACTATTTGGATTGAA GTGTTCGAGAGGACGAAACAAATTCAATTGCATCAATTGGATTTAGAAGTAGACAGCGTCAAACTCGTAAACGCATACAATGGTATCAGTGTTGAACCAGAAAGTACCGACATTTCCAAAAAAGACGGAATATTGAAATTATCATTCAAGAATCCAGTAACTGTGGGAGCATATAGGCTCAAAATTAAATATGAAGGATTGCTAAGCGAAGAACCCTCCGGTATTTTCTACACCAAGTATTATAAACCAGAAGAGCAGACAGAAAAAATCGCCGTGTTCACTCATTTCGAACCTACTTCAGCACGACGATGTTTTCCCTGTTGGGACGAACCTTCTTTCAAAGCTACGttcaaaataaatataacaTTAACGAAAGAATACACGGCCCTTTCTAATATGCCCACAGAGAGGGTAGAGAAATTGGGGAAATTAAGGAAGTATCATTTCGAGAAAACTCCTCCAATGTCCACGTATCTTGTAGCACTGGCCATCGGTGAATTCAGTTACATCGAATCTCGAACTAACGATGGCATACCTGTAAGGATAATCACTGTTTTAAATAAAGAAGAGCAGGGTAAATTTGCCTTGGATATGTCCATAAAGGCGCTGAAATTCTTTACGGAGTATTTCAAAACTCCATATCCTTTGCCGAAACTGGATTTGATAGCTGTTCCCGATTATAAGACGGACGCAATGGAAAACTGGGGTCTGATTACTTTCAG AGACATAAATTTACTGATCGATCCACTATCATCAACAAATCTGACGATGAGGTGGATATCCTTAATTGTAAGCCACGAGGTGGCACATCAATGGCTTGGCAACCTAGTCAGTATGGAATGGTGGAGCCAGGTATGGTTGCAAGAGGCTTGTGCTCAGTTTGCCGAGAACATGTGCGTCGATTATTACTTCCCCAATTTCCAAATATGGCAGCATTTCGCCCTGGAATTCCTTTATACAGCTCTCGAGTTAGAAGAAGCCGGTAACGCCCATCCTGTTGAGACGGTGATCAAGAATCCCGAAGAACTTGAAGACCTTTACGACGGGATAAGTTATAATAAGGGATCGGCTTTGATACGGATGCTGCACTACTACGTGGGCGACGATAGTTTCAGAAAGGGCTTGTGGTCTTATTTGACCAACCACATGCATAAAATTGCTAGTCCAGACGATTTTTACCGAGCTCTGGAAGATGCTTCGAATAAACCAGTTGGGAGTGTGATGTCAACTTGGTCGAAACAG TCGGGTTTCCCCGTGGTAAGAGTATTCATAACACCAGGTTGCGATTGTAAGCTGAATAAAAGTGGTATTACCGTGAAACTTGTCCAGAATAAGTTCGTTAATACGCAAGGAAAAGGCAAGCCAGAAAATGAAACCGTTTTATGGAAAATACCGATTTCTCTGATCACTTCCTCCAACCCCAAAGATGAAATACATTTACTTATGGAGAGCCgagaaatgaaagtattcattCCTGACGTCGAAGCTAATGGCTGGATCAAG CTGAATCCTGGATCTGTTGGGTACTATAGAGTCCAATATTCTccggaattattgaaaaaactcGTTCCTGCCATTCGAGATCAGAAACTCAATATGATAGACCGAATTGGCATCCTGAATGATTTGTTCCACATGGTCAAATATGGATATACCAACACTGGCGATCTCCTGAAAGTACTGCAAGCGTTTGATAACGAAAGAGAGTTCTTAGTTTGGTCTAACATTTGTCGAATTTTGAACAAGTTAACAATACTGATCGGTCATACTAGTTTCGAAGATGAGTTCAAAAGA TTCCAATCGAAACTTTTGGAAAAGGCTTCGAACTCCTTGGGTTGGACGAAAAAGCCTGAGGACAACAAGTTCGACCATCTCGTGAGGAAAATGGTACTTGGTCAGATGTCGTGGCTGGATGACGAAAAAATGATAAATGAGGCTAGGCTGAAAGTCGAAGAGAAGTTACCCGACGATCTGAAGGTTTTCTGCTATCGATCAATGGTAAGATCTGGCGGCGAGAAAGAATTCGAAACACTGATGAAGCTGTACAAGACTGTCGACACTTACGAGGAGAGGAAGAGCATTTTGTACGCCCTATGTGGAGCgaaagatgaaaaattgttaCGGAAAGTTCTCACGTTTTCCATGTCA AGTGAAACAACTGCTGAAGAAACTGTTCTCATAGTAATGACGATTACTTCAACGAAAACAGGAAGAGATCTTTTATGGGATTTCTACCGCACACATTGGCGTGATATATTGAACAAGgtgaaaaataaagaacatctgacgaaaatgattcaAGATATAACAGAGAAATACGCCACCGAGTCGATGGCTATGGAAATAGAGACTTTCTTTAATAAGCAACTACCTTGCAACGAAGTTACCTTCAGAACTGCCCTAGAGACTCTCAGGAATAATGCTGTATGGTTAGACAGAGATTCTGAAGCAATTAAACAATTTTTATCGCCGTACCAAAATTGA